One region of Caldimonas thermodepolymerans genomic DNA includes:
- a CDS encoding BMP family protein, with product MTTSTRRTLLAAGLALAAACSGLATLPAHAQAKLKVAGIYTVPVEQQWVSRIHKALNAAKARGEIEYVFSENVANADYERVMRQYAEAGHQLILGEVFGVEAAARKVARDYPKTAFLMGSSGKPQAPNFSVFDNYIQEPAYLTGMIAAGMSKTGHIGMVGGYPIPEVNRLMHAFMDGAREINPNVKFTVSFIGSWFDPPKAKEAAFAMIDKGADVLYAERFGVSDAAKERGKLAIGNVINTQDQYPETVVASALWNMEPTVDAAIAKVKAGQFTAEDYGPYSMMKHKGSELAPLGTFEGKVPAEVMAKVRAREKAILEGKFTVKVNDSEPKSSR from the coding sequence CTGGCCACCTTGCCCGCCCATGCCCAGGCGAAGCTCAAGGTGGCGGGCATCTACACCGTGCCGGTCGAGCAGCAATGGGTCTCGCGCATCCACAAGGCGCTCAACGCCGCCAAGGCACGCGGCGAGATCGAGTACGTGTTCTCCGAGAACGTCGCCAACGCCGACTACGAGCGCGTGATGCGCCAGTACGCCGAGGCCGGCCACCAGCTGATCCTGGGCGAGGTGTTCGGCGTCGAGGCGGCGGCCCGCAAGGTCGCGCGCGACTACCCGAAGACCGCCTTCCTGATGGGATCGTCGGGCAAGCCGCAGGCGCCCAACTTCTCGGTGTTCGACAACTACATCCAGGAGCCGGCCTACCTCACCGGCATGATCGCCGCCGGCATGAGCAAGACCGGCCACATCGGCATGGTGGGCGGCTACCCCATCCCCGAGGTCAACCGCCTGATGCACGCCTTCATGGACGGCGCGCGCGAGATCAACCCCAACGTGAAGTTCACGGTGAGCTTCATCGGTTCCTGGTTCGACCCGCCCAAGGCGAAGGAAGCCGCCTTCGCGATGATCGACAAGGGCGCCGACGTGCTCTACGCCGAGCGCTTCGGCGTCTCGGACGCGGCCAAGGAGCGCGGCAAGCTCGCGATCGGCAACGTCATCAACACCCAGGACCAGTACCCCGAGACCGTGGTGGCCTCGGCGCTGTGGAACATGGAACCCACCGTCGATGCCGCGATCGCCAAGGTCAAGGCCGGTCAGTTCACCGCCGAGGACTACGGCCCGTACTCGATGATGAAGCACAAGGGCTCGGAGCTCGCCCCGCTGGGCACCTTCGAGGGCAAGGTGCCGGCCGAGGTGATGGCCAAGGTGCGCGCCCGCGAGAAGGCCATCCTCGAGGGCAAGTTCACCGTGAAGGTCAACGACAGCGAGCCGAAGTCCTCCAGGTGA
- a CDS encoding ABC transporter ATP-binding protein, with product MTATTSAAAPVLRLHGITKRFGALVANDDISLDLGPGEVLALLGENGAGKSTLVSILFGHYVADAGHIEVCGRQLPPGQPKAALAAGIGMVHQHFTLADNLSVLDNVLLGTEPLWRPSSQRAAMRERLLDAAQRFGLQVRPEARVGDLSVGERQRVEILKALVRGARILILDEPTAVLTPQESESLFATLQQLVAQGLSIVFISHKLDEVLRVSHRVAVLRAGRLVAVREAAGCSKAELAELMVGRSVRMPRRERRAPGDEVLVLERVSVPGHPPLHEVDLRVRAGEVVGIAGVAGNGQETLAGLLCGLLPPRQGRLAVAGQALPATPSAWVRAGVARIPEDRHAVGVVGDLPLWENAIAERLHTTAFSRFGFVRQRAARQFAADLVQRFDVRGGGLDAPVRALSGGNMQKLILGRALAVGGPRPPVLVVANQPTWGLDVGAVAYVHQCLLDATVQGAAVLLMSEDLDEILALSDRVAVIHHGRLGPARPTGDWTLAALGLAMAGADAPSAQEVRDAA from the coding sequence GTGACCGCCACGACCTCCGCGGCCGCGCCGGTCCTGCGCCTGCACGGCATCACCAAGCGCTTCGGCGCGTTGGTGGCCAACGACGACATCTCGCTGGACCTCGGGCCCGGCGAGGTGCTCGCGCTGCTCGGCGAGAACGGCGCGGGCAAGAGCACGCTGGTGTCCATCCTGTTCGGCCACTACGTGGCCGACGCCGGGCACATCGAGGTGTGCGGCCGGCAGCTGCCGCCCGGCCAGCCTAAGGCCGCGCTGGCCGCGGGCATCGGCATGGTGCACCAGCACTTCACGCTGGCCGACAACCTCAGCGTGCTGGACAACGTGCTGCTCGGCACCGAGCCGCTGTGGCGGCCGTCCTCGCAGCGTGCGGCGATGCGCGAGCGCCTGCTCGATGCCGCGCAGCGCTTCGGCCTGCAGGTGCGGCCCGAGGCGCGCGTGGGCGACCTGTCGGTGGGCGAGCGCCAGCGCGTCGAGATCCTCAAGGCGCTGGTGCGCGGCGCCCGCATCCTGATCCTGGACGAGCCCACCGCGGTGCTCACCCCGCAGGAAAGCGAGTCGCTGTTTGCGACGCTGCAGCAGCTGGTCGCGCAGGGGCTGTCCATCGTCTTCATCAGCCACAAGCTCGACGAGGTGCTGCGCGTCTCGCATCGCGTCGCGGTGCTGCGCGCAGGCCGGCTGGTCGCGGTGCGCGAGGCGGCCGGCTGCAGCAAGGCGGAGCTGGCCGAGCTGATGGTGGGCCGCAGCGTGCGCATGCCCCGGCGCGAGCGCCGCGCCCCCGGCGACGAGGTGCTGGTGCTGGAGCGCGTGAGCGTGCCGGGCCACCCGCCGCTGCACGAGGTGGACCTGCGCGTGCGCGCCGGCGAGGTGGTCGGCATCGCCGGCGTGGCCGGCAACGGGCAGGAGACGCTGGCCGGGCTGCTGTGCGGCCTGCTCCCGCCCCGGCAGGGGCGGCTTGCGGTGGCCGGCCAGGCGCTGCCCGCCACGCCTTCGGCCTGGGTGCGCGCCGGCGTGGCCCGCATCCCCGAGGACCGCCATGCGGTCGGCGTGGTCGGCGACCTGCCGCTGTGGGAGAACGCGATTGCCGAGCGCCTGCACACGACGGCCTTTTCCCGCTTTGGCTTCGTGCGCCAGCGCGCCGCGAGGCAGTTCGCCGCCGACCTGGTGCAGCGCTTCGACGTGCGCGGCGGCGGGCTGGACGCGCCGGTGCGGGCGCTGTCGGGCGGCAACATGCAGAAGCTCATCCTCGGCCGGGCGCTGGCCGTCGGCGGGCCGCGCCCGCCGGTGCTGGTGGTCGCGAACCAGCCCACCTGGGGCCTGGACGTGGGCGCGGTGGCCTACGTGCACCAGTGCCTGCTCGACGCGACCGTGCAGGGCGCGGCCGTGTTGCTGATGTCCGAGGACCTGGACGAGATCCTGGCCCTGTCCGACCGCGTCGCGGTGATCCACCACGGGCGGCTCGGCCCGGCGCGCCCGACCGGGGACTGGACGCTCGCCGCGCTGGGCCTGGCGATGGCCGGCGCCGATGCACCCTCGGCGCAGGAGGTGCGCGATGCGGCTTGA
- a CDS encoding ABC transporter permease, producing MRLELRPQPSLAWQLAAPFVAVLATLLLGAGLVTWADAPVGRAYALLFEGAFGSRFAITETLTRATPLILTGLAAAVAFRARLFNIGAEGQLYAGALAAIAVGGQHASGAIDLPLALLFVLMVAAGALAGALLLLGPAWLKVRLGVDEVVTTLLLNFITLLFVSMMLDGPMKDPLAMGWPQSVAMIPELEFSRLLERSRVHSGLLLACALAVILWAVNRYTTFGLAMRAVGANARAAAFAGFDVRSVMLRTALLSGALAGLAGVGEVAGRTSYLTLDMSPGYGYSGIVIAMLAGLHPLGVVAAAVFVAGVLVGADSMSRAIGVPTYLSDVIVALALLSMLVASLLVRYRVKWGRA from the coding sequence ATGCGGCTTGAACTGCGCCCGCAGCCGTCGCTGGCCTGGCAGCTGGCCGCGCCCTTCGTCGCGGTGCTGGCCACGCTGCTGCTCGGCGCCGGGCTGGTCACCTGGGCGGACGCCCCGGTCGGTCGTGCCTACGCGCTGCTGTTCGAAGGCGCCTTCGGCAGCCGCTTCGCGATCACCGAGACGCTCACCCGCGCCACGCCGTTGATCCTCACCGGGCTGGCCGCGGCCGTGGCCTTCCGCGCGCGGCTGTTCAACATCGGCGCCGAAGGGCAGCTGTACGCCGGGGCGCTGGCGGCGATCGCCGTCGGCGGCCAGCATGCCTCGGGCGCGATCGACCTGCCGCTGGCGCTGCTGTTCGTGCTGATGGTCGCGGCCGGGGCGCTGGCCGGCGCGCTGCTGCTGCTCGGGCCTGCATGGCTCAAGGTGCGGCTGGGGGTCGACGAGGTGGTGACCACGCTGCTGCTCAACTTCATCACGCTGCTGTTCGTCTCGATGATGCTGGACGGGCCGATGAAGGACCCGCTCGCGATGGGCTGGCCGCAGAGCGTGGCGATGATCCCGGAGCTGGAGTTCTCGCGCCTGCTGGAGCGCTCGCGCGTGCACAGCGGGCTGCTGCTGGCCTGCGCGCTGGCGGTGATCCTGTGGGCGGTGAACCGCTACACCACCTTCGGGCTGGCGATGCGGGCGGTGGGCGCGAACGCGCGCGCCGCCGCCTTCGCCGGCTTCGACGTGCGCAGCGTCATGCTGCGCACCGCGCTGCTGTCCGGCGCGCTCGCGGGCCTGGCCGGCGTCGGCGAGGTGGCCGGGCGCACCAGCTACCTGACGCTGGACATGTCGCCGGGCTACGGCTACTCCGGCATCGTGATCGCGATGCTGGCCGGGCTGCATCCGCTCGGCGTCGTGGCCGCGGCCGTGTTCGTCGCCGGCGTGCTGGTGGGCGCCGACAGCATGAGCCGCGCGATCGGCGTGCCCACGTACCTCTCGGACGTGATCGTCGCGCTGGCGCTGCTGTCCATGCTGGTGGCCTCGCTGCTGGTCCGCTACCGCGT